From Geomonas agri, one genomic window encodes:
- a CDS encoding plasma-membrane proton-efflux P-type ATPase, with protein sequence MAKSTESFSSLSVEETLRELRTDRANGLSSSEASQRLKLYGYNEIPEKIESLGHRLLRRFWGPIPGMIEIAALLSALVAKWDDFTIILALLMTNVGIDFWQESKALNALTVLKEKLAKTALVLRDGGFQTIDAKSLVPGDIVKVRIGDLIPADIKLIAGDYILADQSALTGESLPASKKEGDIAYANSVVKQGEMLGVVTNTALNTFFGKTVALVAQAQQEEKSHFQKAVINIGNYLIILTVFLVALILFTAMFRHENMLEILRFALVLTVAAIPVAMPAILSVTMAVGAMNLAKKHAVVSRLVAIEELAGVDILCSDKTGTLTQNRMTVADPSPAKGHDLNELLLCAALASREENEDPIERPIFDLLKASGGTELAQYRQISFTPFDPVNKRTEAVVEAGGERSVVTKGAPQVVFSLCDERLEHLETARRVEEFAESGFRTLGVARKRPEEQFFTFLGLIPLFDPPREDSRSTIDEAKRLGIDIKMVTGDNIAIARHIAEELGIGAEISSAQELSGASTRELVLLGEVVAKAVFGKLSPDVKEEEALRFGKSVAQALEREFGALALPKGYVHSHESEIITLIEGADGFAQVFPEDKYLIVDKLQKGGHIVGMTGDGVNDAPALKKADAGIAVSGATDAARAAADLILLTPGLSVIVEAIKGARITFERMKSYSIYRIAETIRVILFMTASILIFNFYPVTAIMIIILAFLNDIPILATALDNTKADDRPIRWNMTEVMTIATVLGVLGVIASFGIFYLAKLYLKLPPDVVQSFVFLKLAIAGHLTIFVTRTERRFWQPPYPASLLFWAAVSTKMAATLFAVYGWFIAPIGWGYALLVWGYALVWFFINDLAKIEVYRLLRKGRVIA encoded by the coding sequence ATGGCCAAGAGCACCGAATCATTTTCGTCATTATCCGTTGAGGAGACCCTGCGAGAGTTGCGGACGGACAGGGCCAACGGCCTCTCATCGAGCGAGGCAAGCCAAAGGCTGAAACTCTACGGGTACAACGAAATACCAGAAAAGATCGAGTCGCTGGGGCATAGGCTACTGAGGCGTTTCTGGGGACCGATCCCGGGGATGATCGAAATCGCCGCGCTTTTGTCCGCGTTAGTCGCCAAATGGGACGATTTCACCATCATTCTGGCTCTCCTGATGACCAATGTGGGGATAGACTTCTGGCAGGAATCGAAGGCCCTTAACGCCCTCACGGTACTGAAAGAGAAGCTGGCCAAAACGGCCCTTGTACTTCGCGACGGCGGGTTCCAGACCATCGATGCCAAGAGCCTTGTGCCGGGTGACATCGTCAAAGTCAGGATCGGCGACCTGATTCCAGCGGACATAAAACTCATCGCGGGGGATTACATCCTTGCGGACCAGTCGGCGCTTACTGGTGAGTCTTTGCCGGCAAGCAAGAAGGAAGGTGACATAGCCTACGCCAATTCAGTGGTGAAACAGGGGGAGATGCTTGGCGTCGTTACCAACACCGCGCTAAACACCTTCTTCGGCAAAACAGTGGCGCTGGTCGCTCAGGCGCAGCAGGAAGAGAAGAGCCATTTTCAGAAAGCGGTCATCAACATCGGCAATTACTTGATCATTCTTACCGTCTTCCTTGTGGCACTCATCCTGTTCACCGCGATGTTTCGCCACGAGAACATGCTGGAGATCCTAAGATTTGCCCTGGTCCTGACGGTCGCCGCGATTCCCGTGGCAATGCCTGCCATACTTTCGGTGACCATGGCGGTGGGAGCCATGAACCTTGCCAAGAAGCATGCGGTAGTTAGCCGTTTGGTCGCCATCGAAGAACTTGCCGGGGTTGATATCCTCTGTTCCGACAAGACCGGGACCTTGACGCAGAACAGGATGACCGTCGCGGACCCGTCGCCCGCCAAGGGCCATGACCTGAACGAACTGCTCCTCTGTGCCGCCCTCGCCTCCAGGGAAGAAAACGAAGACCCGATCGAGCGCCCCATCTTCGACCTGCTCAAGGCCAGTGGCGGTACCGAACTTGCTCAATACAGGCAGATATCCTTCACTCCGTTCGACCCGGTGAACAAGAGGACAGAGGCTGTTGTCGAAGCGGGGGGCGAGCGTTCCGTTGTCACCAAGGGGGCCCCGCAGGTGGTTTTCTCTCTCTGCGATGAGCGTCTCGAGCACCTTGAGACAGCGAGGCGGGTTGAGGAATTCGCCGAGAGCGGTTTCCGGACCCTGGGGGTTGCGAGGAAGCGGCCCGAGGAGCAATTCTTCACTTTCCTTGGACTCATCCCCCTTTTCGACCCACCCAGGGAAGATTCGCGCAGCACCATTGATGAGGCCAAACGTCTCGGCATCGATATCAAGATGGTCACCGGCGACAACATCGCCATAGCCAGGCACATAGCCGAGGAACTCGGAATCGGCGCTGAAATTTCGAGCGCGCAGGAACTGAGTGGGGCAAGCACCCGGGAGTTGGTTCTTTTGGGTGAGGTGGTTGCGAAGGCGGTATTTGGGAAGCTGTCACCCGACGTGAAAGAAGAGGAGGCACTGCGTTTCGGGAAGTCGGTGGCGCAGGCCCTTGAAAGGGAATTCGGAGCTTTGGCTTTGCCCAAGGGATACGTGCACAGTCACGAATCGGAGATCATCACGCTTATCGAAGGTGCCGACGGATTCGCCCAGGTTTTCCCCGAGGACAAGTATCTCATCGTGGACAAACTGCAGAAGGGAGGCCATATCGTCGGCATGACCGGCGACGGAGTCAACGACGCTCCCGCCTTGAAAAAAGCAGATGCCGGCATAGCGGTCTCCGGAGCGACAGACGCGGCACGGGCCGCGGCCGATCTGATTCTGCTCACACCAGGACTATCGGTCATAGTCGAGGCGATAAAGGGGGCGAGGATCACCTTCGAGAGGATGAAAAGCTACAGCATCTACCGGATCGCGGAGACCATCCGGGTGATTCTTTTCATGACCGCTTCGATTCTCATATTCAACTTCTACCCTGTCACCGCGATCATGATCATCATACTGGCGTTTCTTAACGACATCCCTATCCTCGCCACAGCCTTAGACAACACCAAGGCTGATGATCGGCCGATCCGCTGGAATATGACCGAAGTGATGACCATAGCGACGGTGCTCGGCGTCCTGGGCGTAATCGCGAGTTTCGGTATCTTCTACCTAGCCAAACTCTATCTGAAACTCCCCCCCGACGTGGTGCAAAGTTTCGTCTTTTTAAAACTAGCCATCGCCGGTCATCTCACCATATTCGTGACCCGTACCGAACGCCGGTTCTGGCAACCGCCCTACCCGGCCTCACTGCTCTTCTGGGCGGCAGTCTCGACCAAGATGGCGGCCACACTCTTCGCGGTCTACGGCTGGTTCATCGCACCCATCGGCTGGGGCTACGCCCTGCTGGTCTGGGGCTACGCCCTTGTCTGGTTCTTCATTAACGATTTGGCCAAGATCGAGGTCTACCGACTGCTGCGCAAGGGGCGGGTAATCGCCTGA
- a CDS encoding universal stress protein — translation MRFAKILVVNRLSQYTRDAVRYGGMLATCFQADLLVLRVISNPVDQEALNAPSLFIKGEKYKTISSIEEQPREDLERVIREEVPTTLSVTGLVTDRDPLPEITRIVREEKVDLLVVLAHEQSRLENLLFPDNHGLIRTLPCSILLMKHEPRPVG, via the coding sequence ATGAGATTCGCGAAAATTCTCGTTGTGAACCGCCTTTCCCAGTATACGCGGGACGCCGTGCGCTACGGGGGCATGCTGGCTACATGCTTCCAGGCCGACCTCCTCGTACTGCGGGTCATCTCAAATCCTGTGGACCAGGAGGCGTTGAACGCGCCGAGTCTGTTCATCAAGGGGGAAAAATACAAAACGATCAGCAGCATCGAGGAGCAACCCCGGGAGGATCTGGAGAGGGTGATCAGGGAAGAGGTGCCGACAACATTGTCGGTTACCGGATTGGTGACGGATCGTGATCCCCTCCCCGAGATAACCAGGATAGTACGGGAGGAGAAGGTCGATCTGCTGGTTGTCCTAGCCCACGAGCAGTCCCGTCTTGAGAACCTGCTGTTCCCCGATAACCACGGGCTGATCAGGACGCTGCCTTGCTCCATCCTCCTCATGAAGCATGAGCCGCGTCCGGTAGGATAG
- a CDS encoding GNAT family N-acetyltransferase, producing MAEHVEIFGNSLVQHDPAARRATLALLDPEEAPGVIRHLELLASSRGYTNVSARVPAAHVRHFVGAGYRLEAAIPHFYGEGETACFLVRHFGEAQDTERMPLLLSRILAATEMHSLAGPVSLPEGGALRLVEPSEIGDVVSLYRRVGVAKPAAVDDPIFLHNFLGRGDLFLGLWIEGILVAACAAIFDPTTGTAELAHFVVLPEHRGKGLALLLLQRIGELSAACGARLLWSTVRAYAPGINITFAKGGYHFGGTLTNNSYIYGATESVNVWHKCLADDPALAWSSLF from the coding sequence ATGGCTGAGCACGTAGAAATCTTTGGCAATTCATTGGTGCAGCATGATCCGGCTGCACGTAGGGCGACACTGGCCCTGTTGGATCCGGAGGAGGCCCCGGGTGTCATCCGTCACTTGGAACTTCTGGCCAGCTCCCGTGGGTACACCAATGTCAGTGCCAGGGTCCCCGCCGCCCACGTCCGGCACTTCGTCGGCGCTGGGTATCGGCTGGAGGCCGCCATCCCACATTTTTACGGGGAAGGGGAGACTGCCTGTTTTCTCGTCCGCCATTTCGGCGAAGCCCAAGATACTGAAAGGATGCCGCTACTTTTGAGTAGAATCCTGGCGGCCACCGAGATGCATTCTCTGGCAGGTCCGGTGTCGTTACCCGAAGGTGGAGCTCTTAGGTTAGTGGAACCTTCCGAGATCGGCGACGTGGTCTCGCTGTACCGCAGGGTCGGAGTTGCCAAGCCAGCAGCGGTGGACGATCCGATCTTCCTCCACAACTTCCTGGGGCGGGGCGACCTCTTCCTTGGACTGTGGATCGAAGGCATTCTGGTTGCGGCATGCGCAGCGATCTTCGATCCGACAACGGGCACGGCAGAACTGGCTCACTTCGTCGTACTGCCCGAGCACCGGGGGAAGGGACTCGCCCTGCTGTTGCTGCAGCGCATAGGGGAACTTTCTGCAGCTTGCGGCGCCAGGCTGCTGTGGTCAACCGTGCGCGCCTACGCCCCCGGAATTAACATTACCTTTGCAAAGGGGGGGTACCATTTCGGGGGAACCCTTACCAATAATTCCTACATTTACGGTGCGACGGAGAGCGTTAACGTCTGGCACAAGTGCCTTGCTGACGATCCTGCTCTGGCATGGAGTTCCCTCTTTTAA
- a CDS encoding SpoIIAA family protein → MLVRINELPDDMLEFEARGEVTGADYRSVLIPAVEELLARQIKIRFLYHLGQEFTGFEAKAIWEDAKVGLQHLAAWERVAVVTDVGWIATAVKGFGFFMPGQVRIFSNDDLKHARRWLSE, encoded by the coding sequence ATGCTGGTGCGAATCAACGAACTGCCTGACGATATGCTCGAATTTGAGGCGAGGGGAGAGGTGACCGGGGCCGACTATCGGTCGGTGCTCATTCCGGCGGTTGAGGAACTGTTGGCTCGGCAGATTAAGATACGGTTCCTTTACCACTTGGGGCAGGAGTTCACCGGGTTTGAAGCTAAAGCCATTTGGGAGGATGCCAAAGTTGGATTGCAGCATCTTGCCGCCTGGGAGCGGGTGGCGGTGGTCACGGACGTGGGATGGATCGCCACGGCGGTTAAGGGGTTCGGCTTTTTCATGCCCGGACAGGTCAGGATTTTCTCTAACGACGACCTGAAACATGCTCGGCGCTGGCTGAGCGAATAG
- the nhaA gene encoding Na+/H+ antiporter NhaA — MVARVVRKNYKKITGLFFDFFESEKTSGVLLIVCTVFSILMANSSGRSLYIGTWHYEILGHSLQYWINDGLMAIFFLLIGLEIEREIYVGELSNRQNALLPIAAAIGGMATPALFHFLLNRETATVHGAGIPMATDIAFALGILSLVGNKVPTSLKVFLAALAIIDDLGAIIVIAVFYVADFSLIYFTLALAIFGLLLLLNRCNINRLSVYLILGGIMWFFMLKSGVHATIAGVLLAFAIPFRQIRNNSPSYRLQHFLHKPVAFFIMPIFALANTGITLTGNWAEGLATSNSLGIIAGLLGGKPLGIFLFSYLSVKAGLSKLPNRVGWKHIISVGFLGGIGFTMSIFITLLAFGDSTVVESSKLSILLTSVLSGTIGFMLLSRQST, encoded by the coding sequence ATGGTGGCAAGGGTTGTAAGGAAAAATTACAAAAAAATTACGGGACTTTTTTTCGACTTTTTCGAGAGCGAAAAAACTTCAGGAGTTCTGCTAATTGTTTGCACCGTTTTTTCCATACTAATGGCAAATTCATCCGGTCGGTCCCTGTATATTGGTACGTGGCATTATGAAATTCTTGGACACAGCCTACAATACTGGATCAACGACGGACTTATGGCTATTTTTTTCTTGCTGATCGGGTTGGAAATCGAGAGAGAAATATATGTTGGCGAACTATCTAACCGACAAAACGCTTTGCTACCGATTGCCGCAGCCATTGGTGGCATGGCGACACCGGCACTGTTTCACTTCCTCCTCAATCGAGAGACAGCAACAGTGCACGGCGCTGGAATCCCCATGGCAACGGATATCGCTTTCGCACTTGGAATCTTATCCCTGGTGGGAAACAAAGTGCCAACTTCGCTTAAGGTTTTTCTGGCAGCTCTGGCCATCATTGATGATTTAGGCGCTATTATAGTCATTGCTGTTTTTTACGTGGCAGACTTTTCATTGATTTATTTTACCTTGGCTTTAGCGATATTTGGTCTACTCCTGCTGCTAAACCGCTGCAACATAAATCGCCTTTCTGTTTATCTCATTCTAGGTGGCATCATGTGGTTTTTTATGCTCAAGTCTGGTGTCCACGCCACCATTGCCGGGGTCTTGTTAGCATTTGCTATTCCATTCCGGCAAATCCGGAACAATTCGCCATCATATAGGCTACAGCACTTTTTACATAAGCCTGTTGCCTTTTTCATTATGCCAATTTTCGCTCTAGCCAATACAGGTATCACGTTGACTGGAAACTGGGCAGAAGGACTTGCGACTTCCAATAGTCTAGGCATTATAGCAGGCTTACTGGGAGGCAAGCCGTTGGGAATATTCTTGTTTAGCTACCTCTCAGTTAAAGCAGGACTGTCAAAGTTGCCGAATCGTGTTGGCTGGAAGCATATCATCAGCGTTGGTTTTCTTGGCGGAATAGGATTTACAATGTCTATTTTTATCACGCTGCTTGCTTTCGGAGACTCCACAGTTGTTGAGAGCTCTAAGCTCAGCATTTTGCTCACTTCCGTGCTCTCCGGTACCATCGGCTTCATGTTGTTGAGCCGACAGTCAACATAG
- the otsB gene encoding trehalose-phosphatase, giving the protein MPSYLFQCEELAAFTHHVAPDTLFAFDLDGTLAPIVDEYGEARVAKPVRNALQRLMGLAKVAVITGRSRQDAIGILGFQPHLVIGNHGAEWPGLSGGRRWEHVQLCLKWRDRLHTALFYEQGVEIEFKGESLTLHYRKSDDPQRALAMIQAAIGDLQPQPRTIGGKFVVNVLPAEACGKGEALAAAMEELGCSRAIYFGDDETDEEVFRLPRSDVFGVHVGKNELSAATYYLNQQSELLGVLNSMVGILENCEYEAQCCDG; this is encoded by the coding sequence ATGCCCAGTTACCTGTTCCAATGTGAAGAACTCGCCGCTTTCACGCACCACGTGGCACCCGACACCCTTTTTGCCTTCGACCTGGACGGCACCCTGGCGCCCATCGTCGATGAGTACGGAGAGGCCCGGGTCGCCAAGCCCGTGCGCAACGCCCTGCAGAGGCTGATGGGGCTGGCCAAGGTCGCCGTTATAACCGGGAGGTCGCGTCAGGACGCCATCGGCATCCTTGGGTTCCAGCCGCACCTCGTGATCGGGAACCACGGAGCGGAGTGGCCGGGACTAAGCGGCGGACGGCGCTGGGAGCACGTCCAGCTCTGTCTCAAGTGGCGGGACCGGCTGCACACAGCCCTCTTCTATGAGCAGGGGGTGGAGATCGAGTTCAAGGGGGAGTCGCTCACCCTGCACTACCGCAAGAGCGACGACCCGCAGCGGGCGCTGGCGATGATCCAGGCGGCCATCGGTGATCTCCAGCCGCAACCGCGCACCATCGGCGGCAAGTTCGTGGTCAACGTGCTTCCAGCGGAGGCCTGCGGCAAGGGGGAGGCGCTGGCGGCCGCCATGGAGGAACTGGGGTGCAGCAGGGCGATCTATTTTGGCGATGACGAGACCGACGAGGAGGTGTTCCGACTGCCGCGCAGCGACGTCTTCGGCGTGCACGTCGGCAAGAACGAGCTGTCGGCGGCAACGTACTACCTGAACCAGCAGTCGGAACTACTGGGGGTGCTCAATTCCATGGTAGGCATCCTTGAGAACTGTGAGTACGAGGCACAGTGCTGTGACGGCTGA
- a CDS encoding alpha,alpha-trehalose-phosphate synthase (UDP-forming) has protein sequence MKKAISSSSLKSLRLSLRFVVPLAVALGLLAVTVVPLVDRLTMHWFMRDMDIRSRLIANTLHDQLVELLQQENAAKVRSLLNRAVQDERLLALGYCDRRGKLLYKTPAFPEALGCPTPAAAETDKGRVLHLPQGAVHVAVHPVGIPSAGAGSLILVHDMSFVERRSEDTRNYIIAFFALLGLMVSAITVFVAHLSWRGWLEGVRAMLRGEGIVRPFSQPTVEPELQPLVGDLRALLRAMDSERRLADDATVTWSPEALRNLLHKQLTGERIIVVSNREPYIHSKKGDGIEVHRPASGLVTAVEPVMRACSGTWIAHGSGSADQLVTDRQDRVAVPPDHPEYTLRRIWLTREEEQGYYYGFANEGLWPLCHIAHVRPIFRSSDWRQYQEVNQRFADAVVREADSDDPVVLVQDYHFALLPGMIRKALPKATIITFWHIPWPNPESFGICPWREELLEGMLGSTILGFHTPFHRKNFLETVDRYLETRIEHESSTISRGGNLTMVESYPISIQWPPPWQERQPPVAQCREELRRELGEGAGHLVGIGVDRLDYTKGILERFRAVEKLMEQHPELVGAFTFVQIAAPSRSALDDYQAFDAQVHTLAQRINQRFSRKGWQPILLKAEHHEPEVVNRYYRGADVCIVTSLHDGMNLVAKEFVAARDDDQGVLVLSQFTGAAHEMHEALIVNPYHIEQTAEAIFRALTMPQFEQRERMRSMRALVRDFNVYRWAGRMLLDAARVRQREKLSARIRRDQ, from the coding sequence ATGAAGAAGGCGATATCGAGCTCATCCCTGAAATCGCTCAGGCTCTCCCTGAGGTTCGTCGTGCCGCTCGCGGTGGCCCTGGGGCTGCTGGCCGTCACGGTGGTTCCCCTGGTGGACCGGCTCACCATGCACTGGTTCATGCGCGACATGGACATCCGGTCGCGCCTCATTGCCAACACCCTGCACGACCAGTTGGTGGAGTTGCTGCAGCAGGAGAACGCCGCCAAGGTCCGGTCGCTGTTGAACAGGGCCGTGCAGGACGAGCGGCTTCTGGCGCTGGGGTACTGCGACCGCCGCGGCAAGCTTTTGTACAAGACCCCCGCCTTCCCGGAGGCGCTCGGCTGCCCGACGCCTGCGGCCGCGGAGACTGACAAGGGGCGGGTGCTCCACCTCCCCCAGGGGGCGGTACACGTGGCGGTGCACCCGGTCGGCATACCCTCGGCCGGGGCGGGGTCCCTGATCCTGGTGCACGACATGAGCTTCGTCGAGCGCCGCAGCGAGGATACCCGAAATTACATCATCGCCTTCTTTGCGCTGCTCGGCCTGATGGTTTCCGCCATTACCGTCTTCGTCGCCCATCTGAGCTGGCGCGGCTGGCTGGAAGGGGTCCGGGCCATGCTGCGGGGGGAGGGAATCGTGAGGCCGTTCTCTCAGCCGACGGTCGAGCCCGAACTGCAGCCGCTGGTGGGAGACCTGCGGGCGTTGCTGCGGGCCATGGACAGCGAAAGGCGCCTCGCCGACGACGCCACCGTCACCTGGAGTCCGGAAGCGCTGCGCAACCTCCTGCACAAGCAGTTGACCGGCGAACGGATCATCGTCGTTTCCAACCGAGAGCCCTACATCCACAGCAAAAAGGGGGACGGTATCGAGGTGCACCGCCCGGCAAGCGGCCTCGTCACCGCCGTCGAGCCGGTAATGCGCGCCTGCTCGGGGACTTGGATCGCCCATGGCAGCGGCAGCGCGGACCAGCTGGTCACCGACCGGCAGGACCGGGTGGCCGTCCCGCCCGACCACCCGGAGTACACCCTGAGGCGCATCTGGCTCACCAGGGAGGAGGAGCAGGGATACTACTACGGCTTCGCCAACGAGGGGCTCTGGCCCCTGTGCCACATCGCCCACGTCCGCCCGATCTTCCGCTCCAGCGACTGGCGGCAGTACCAGGAGGTGAACCAGCGCTTCGCCGATGCCGTGGTGCGGGAGGCGGACAGTGACGACCCGGTGGTGCTGGTGCAGGACTATCACTTCGCCCTGCTGCCAGGCATGATCCGCAAGGCCCTCCCCAAGGCCACCATCATCACCTTCTGGCACATCCCCTGGCCCAACCCCGAGTCCTTCGGCATCTGTCCCTGGCGCGAGGAGTTGCTGGAGGGGATGCTGGGGTCGACGATCCTGGGCTTTCACACCCCGTTCCATCGCAAGAACTTCCTGGAGACGGTGGACCGCTACCTAGAGACCCGCATTGAGCATGAATCGTCCACCATCAGCCGGGGGGGGAACCTCACCATGGTGGAGAGCTACCCGATCTCGATCCAGTGGCCCCCCCCGTGGCAGGAACGGCAGCCCCCGGTGGCGCAGTGCCGGGAGGAGCTCAGGAGGGAACTGGGGGAAGGGGCCGGGCACCTGGTCGGCATCGGGGTCGATCGCCTCGACTACACCAAGGGCATCCTGGAGCGCTTCCGGGCCGTGGAGAAGCTCATGGAGCAGCACCCCGAACTGGTGGGTGCCTTCACCTTCGTGCAGATCGCCGCGCCATCCCGCTCCGCCCTGGATGATTACCAGGCCTTCGACGCCCAGGTGCATACCTTGGCCCAGCGCATAAACCAGCGCTTTTCCCGCAAGGGGTGGCAGCCCATCCTCCTCAAGGCCGAGCACCACGAACCCGAGGTGGTGAACCGCTACTACCGCGGCGCCGACGTCTGCATCGTAACCAGTCTTCACGACGGTATGAACCTCGTTGCCAAGGAGTTTGTGGCCGCGAGGGACGACGACCAGGGGGTGCTGGTCTTGAGCCAGTTCACCGGGGCCGCCCACGAGATGCACGAGGCCCTGATCGTTAACCCTTACCATATCGAACAGACGGCGGAGGCCATTTTCCGCGCGCTCACCATGCCGCAGTTCGAGCAGCGCGAGAGGATGCGCAGCATGCGGGCCCTGGTGCGCGACTTCAACGTGTACCGATGGGCCGGACGCATGCTCCTCGACGCGGCGCGCGTACGCCAGCGCGAGAAGCTCTCGGCCCGCATCAGGAGAGACCAGTAA